A genomic segment from Triticum dicoccoides isolate Atlit2015 ecotype Zavitan chromosome 1A, WEW_v2.0, whole genome shotgun sequence encodes:
- the LOC119268176 gene encoding uncharacterized protein LOC119268176, whose translation MEGSFPASSLHPPAVAPATTRCAPWVLLDSRAYFAVCKNATTAEATTSTGHMVKVSFCLSDPPAISHFCVFGPELKHEDSMMEPLVLFSAKDLVLLRLAFTVGPRSTHKDSRLAEYFLYKAGRGKPSLEPIPVTPPGTRNSFHICVLPSDDDDGEFVIADLCMTNPRSDYELHVFSSKTGKWTTKQLRLQASPVVKKEDLPGPSLDKVIALGGGAVGWIDLWRGIISCNVFDNNPVLSFTPVPMLEENERHEGNPRLFRDITCSNGVIKFVELDLRFKKVAVHNIKTRKTTKDLDSVDIIHDSELLFHKDDSCTDPVECTLVDDGWKLRTCYRHTSWDYWRKGHTVDIDDILADNTDHSMLLPQLWDAKAGKSTLRNLYSAYPTLGIDGGNIVYLMSKVVYNDENAWMIGVDLEKKAVEVLVPVSSERVCLFKPDFLPCTFSKYLDATPRSCAEEVIPTANVVQKSLLNDHVSSGNFSLNKLSPLQDTRQCYGGSTEYAGPYAGYRNYQQHLTAGTQPLLQVLNTDPFAQLWLSLRLDDHLLSQLTGRGPAPPPFTPFPTEEYISDGNHVFSGSTET comes from the exons ATGGAGGGATCCTTCCCCGCCTCTTCCTTACACCCCCCCGCCGTAGCACCCGCCACCACCCGCTGTGCCCCATgggttcttcttgacagtagggccTACTTTGCCGTCTGCAAGAACGCCACCACCGCTGAAGCCACCACCAGCACCGGTCACATGGTCAAGGTCAGTTTCTGCCTCTCAGATCCGCCGGCAATCTCACACTTTTGCGTCTTTGGCCCCGAGTTGAAGCACGAAGATTCCATGATGGAACCCCTGGTTCTCTTCTCGGCGAAGGACCtcgtactcctccgcctcgccttcaccGTCGGTCCACGAAGCACCCATAAGGATTCTCGTCTCGCCGAGTACTTTCTCTACAAGGCTGGTCGTGGCAAGCCGTCGCTCGAACCGATCCCGGTTACTCCACCAGGCACCAGGAACTCGTTCCACATCTGCGTCCTGCCGTCCGACGACGACGATGGGGAATTTGTCATCGCGGATCTCTGCATGACAAATCCCCGTTCGGACTACGAGCTTCATGTCTTCTCTTCTAAGACTGGCAAGTGGACCACCAAGCAGTTGCGGTTACAGGCATCTCCCGTAGTAAAGAAAGAAGACCTGCCTGGCCCATCACTCGACAAGGTGATTGCGCTTGGAGGAGGTGCTGTAGGCTGGATCGACCTCTGGCGGGGTATCATCAGCTGCAACGTGTTTGACAACAACCCCGTTCTAAGTTTCACCCCAGTGCCCATGCTTGAAGAAAACGAGCGACATGAAGGTAACCCACGCCTGTTCAGGGACATCACCTGCTCCAATGGTGTCATCAAGTTTGTAGAGTTGGATCTTCGTTTCAAAAAGGTTGCTGTTCACAACATCAAGACTCGCAAGACGACAAAGGATCTTGACAGCGTAGATATCATCCATGATTCAGAGCTGCTCTTCCACAAAGATGATTCATGTACCGACCCTGTGGAATGTACTCTTGTTGATGATGGTTGGAAGCTCCGGACATGTTATAGGCATACTTCCTGGGACTATTGGCGCAAGGGGCACACTGTTGATATTGATGACATCTTGGCTGACAATACTGATCACTCTATGTTGCTCCCACAACTGTGGGATGCTAAAGCTGGGAAATCAACATTGAGAAATCTGTATTCGGCTTACCCAACCCTGGGCATTGACGGTGGCAACATTGTTTACCTGATGTCTAAGGTTGTTTATAATGATGAGAATGCATGGATGATTGGTGTTGACCTTGAAAAGAAGGCAGTGGAAGTACTCGTACCAGTCTCTTCTGAGAGAGTCTGTTTATTCAAGCCAGACTTCCTCCCCTGTACATTCTCCAAATATCTTGATGCAACTCCAAG GTCATGTGCAGAGGAAGTCATCCCTACTGCAAATGTGGTTCAGAAATCTCTACTTAATGATCATGTTTCATCAGGCAATTTTTCTCTAAATAAGCTG TCACCGCTGCAGGATACACGGCAGTGCTATGGGGGTTCGACTGAATATGCTGGTCCATACGCAGGCTACCGCAACTATCAGCAGCATTTAACCGCAG GTACCCAACCGCTGTTGCAAGTGCTGAATACTGACCCGTTTGCCCAACTATGGCTGTCCTTGCGGCTGGATGACCACCTGCTATCACAGCTAACAGGTCGTGGTCCGGCGCCTCCGCCATTCACTCCATTCCCCACTGAGGAGTACATATCTGATGGAAACCATGTATTCAGTGGAAGCACGGAAACTTGA